One region of Bactrocera neohumeralis isolate Rockhampton chromosome 5, APGP_CSIRO_Bneo_wtdbg2-racon-allhic-juicebox.fasta_v2, whole genome shotgun sequence genomic DNA includes:
- the LOC126758605 gene encoding N-acetylgalactosaminyltransferase 7: MRVSNIRGGRLCRIALCCCIILPLIFILVTWGDTKRGSSSYHGKFARFNHLRLEGRPREVPKLVEGLGNFEPKNVEERVGPGENGDAHQLSADKKNLADESEMEYGMNIACSDEISMHRSVRDSRLEECKHWDYPYDLPKTSVIIVFHNEGFSVLMRTVHSVIDRSPKHILHEIVLVDDFSDKRDLREKLDNYLLQFNGLVKLIRNDEREGLIRTRSRGAQEASGEVIVFLDAHCEVNTNWLPPLLAPIYRDRTVMTVPIIDGIDHKTFEYRPVYGSDAHFRGIFEWGMLYKENEVPKREQRRRAHNSEPYRSPTHAGGLFAINREYFLELGAYDPGLLVWGGENFELSFKIWQCGGSIEWVPCSRVGHVYRGFMPYNFGKLAQAKKGPLITINYKRVIETWFDDTHKEYFYTREPLARYLDMGDISEQLALKKRLNCKSFQWFMDNIAYDVYDKFPALPANLHWGELRSVATDGCLDSMGHQPPAIMALSHCHGGGNNQLIRLNAAGQLGVGERCVEADRQGIKLAVCRLGTVDGPWNYDENTKHLLHRTHKKCMAVHPTSQQLFLAHCDVNDGYQQWWFKAIKPRW, translated from the exons AAGGCCGCGTGAGGTGCCAAAATTGGTGGAAG GTCTTGGaaattttgaaccaaaaaaTGTGGAAGAACGTGTCGGACCCGGCGAGAATGGTGATGCACATCAACTGTCTGCCGACAAAAAAAATCTCGCAGATGAATCTGAAATGGAGTATGGCATGAATATTGCATGTTCAGACGAAATATCAATGCATCGCTCGGTGCGGGATTCACGATTGGAGGAGTGCAAGCATTGGGACTATCCCTATGATTTACCTAAAACtagtgttattattgttttccaCAATGAGGGTTTCTCAGTTCTCATGCGCACAGTGCATTCGGTGATCGATCGCTCGCCTAAGCATATATTACATGAAATAGTGCTAGTGGATGATTTTTCGGATAAGCGGGACTTACGGGAAAAGTTGGATAACTATTTGCTACAATTCAATGGTTTAGTAAAACTTATACGCAATGACGAGCGAGAGGGTCTAATCCGTACGCGTTCGAGAGGCGCCCAAGAAGCGAGTG GCGAAGTTATTGTCTTCCTCGATGCACATTGCGAAGTGAACACGAACTGGCTGCCACCGTTGCTGGCGCCCATCTATCGTGATCGCACGGTGATGACTGTGCCCATTATTGATGGCATTGATCACAAAACCTTCGAGTATCGGCCGGTCTATGGCAGCGATGCGCATTTCCGTGGCATTTTCGAATGGGGTATGTTGTATAAGGAGAACGAAGTGCCGAAACGCGAACAACGCCGCCGCGCACACAACTCTGAACCGTACCGCAGTCCCACACATGCCGGCGGCCTATTTGCcattaatcgtgaatatttccTGGAATTAGGAGCATACGATCCGGGCCTATTGGTTTGGGGTGGTGAAAACTTCGAATTGAGCTTTAAGATCTGGCAATGTGGTGGCAGCATTGAATGGGTGCCATGCTCGCGCGTTGGACACGTTTATCGCGGTTTCATGCCCTACAACTTCGGCAAATTGGCGCAAGCCAAGAAAGGACCACTAATAACAATCAATTACAAACGCGTCATCGAAACATGGTTTGACGATACACACAAGGAGTACTTCTATACACGTGAACCGCTGGCGCGCTATCTCGATATGGGCGACATTAGTGAACAATTGGCGCTGAAGAAGCGTCTCAATTGCAAATCCTTCCAGTGGTTTATGGATAATATAGCATACGATGTGTACGACAAATTCCCCGCACTGCCAGCCAATTTGCATTGGGGCGAATTGCGCTCCGTCGCCACAGATGGTTGTCTCGATTCGATGGGTCATCAGCCACCTGCCATCATGGCGCTTTCACACTGCCACGGCGGTGGTAATAATCAACTGATACGTCTAAATGCCGCCGGGCAACTGGGTGTGGGTGAGCGTTGCGTGGAAGCGGATCGTCAGGGCATTAAATTAGCTGTATGCCGTTTGGGCACAGTGGACGGTCCGTGGAATTATGATGAGAACACCAAGCATTTGCTGCATCGCACACACAAGAAATGCATGGCCGTGCATCCGACATCGCAGCAGCTATTCTTGGCACATTGCGACGTCAACGATGGCTATCAGCAGTGGTGGTTCAAAGCAATCAAGCCCAGGTGGTAA
- the LOC126758326 gene encoding uncharacterized protein LOC126758326 encodes MPRFYALTGFMVCAILAVSVVSAGIVRDGSIEIAPEKVRQITVVKDINEFKKNHPGLSLVALKKVSGQARSGSTVEYKLGGRVEGDTLVAQIADAFNYEDAKDVTVQLTYPQAGTGSIVTYVLIRCEADSTEGNAYVVAGGIGQRFISIVLESTSTKTFFYNAQFYGSS; translated from the exons atgccACGTTTCTACGCTTTGACTGGCTTTATGGTCTGCGCCATTTTGGCTGTTAGTGTTGTGAGTGCCGGTATTGTCAGGGATGGCAGCATCGAAATAGCGCCGGAGAAAGTGCGTCAAATAACGGTGGTCAAGGATATCAATGAGTTCAAGAAAAATCATCCAGGCCTGTCCTTGGTCGCATTGAAGAAGGTGAGTGGCCAGGCGAGAAGCGGCTCCACAGTCGAGTATAAACTAGGCGGTCGTGTAGAAG GCGATACTTTAGTCGCTCAGATCGCCGATGCTTTCAACTATGAAGATGCGAAGGATGTGACGGTCCAATTGACCTACCCACAAGCTGGCACCGGCAGCATAGTCACCTATGTGTTAATCCGTTGCGAAGCGGACTCAACTGAGGGCAATGCTTACGTAGTTGCCGGCGGTATTGGCCAGCGTTTTATTTCCATTGTATTGGAGTCTACCTCAACGAAAACGTTCTTCTACAATGCGCAATTCTATGGCTCAAGTTAG